The genomic segment TCCATAAACTGAATTCGATTGGTACCTTTACGGTCAAATAATTTGTAGACCGAATCTAGAGTTTTAAACTCTTTATCGGTAAGGTCTTCTGAAAAATATGTTATCAGTTCTTTAATACAGAATGGATGGCCACCACTATAGCAGACTTGACTGATTCGCCATAGTTTTTCTTCTTTGTTAATTTTCTGTAGTTCTTCAAACTCTTCTTCTAACAATTGATCAATACCTAAATCGCCTATCTCTATTTCACTATTTTTTGGCTTCAATTTTAAGGCCATCTTCAAATCCGATTTAGTTTGAGTTTGCAGACGCTTTTCCATACTCCGCGCATATCTCTCACGTAATTCCATTAGCGAAATATTTGCTTCTGATAAAATTGTTCTAACATAACGCGGGGTAGTTTGCACATACTCTGCTATGTCACTTATCTTTAAAAAAGGATCACTCTGCGCAAAGTTAATAATCTGCTCTTTTTTAGTTAATTCTCCAACTGCCATTTCTATTTCCCCCTTTTATGTAATTCCATATGATTTATGTTATTAGTATTACACCATAATTCCGCTTCTATACATTATCTCTGCTAGATATCCTATAAAAGTTATTTAAAACTTCGGGCACTTAATCTTATCTTCGCTTCAAAAGAAATTTTTCGAACCATCTAAAGTTCGATCTCAGTCGAAATAAGGCACACTAATCAACGGGCCCTCCTGGCCCTTGATTAGCTTATCACATCCTATGATGAGGCCTTATTTCAACTGAAATCTCACTAAGATAGTTAAACGAAAAATTTCTATATCGTTCAAAATTAGCTTTTTGCAATTTTTTATAAATTATCTATACCAAATGTTATCCTTAACCTACGAAAACTATAATTTTCTAAACATTAAAAAAAAGGGCTGTCCCAAAAGTAATTGATTACTTTTGGGCATAGCCCCCTTTTTTCATTGTTCATTTCAAATTCATTGAAAATTTTTCTGTTAAGAAAATAAAAAAACCATAACCAATGTTCTATACTGTTGCCAGTTTAGCCAGGTTATGGGCTATACATAGTAAACCCCATTCAATTTTCACTTTCTCAAGACCACGTAGCATAAATCTCCTGAATGACCAATTGCCTTTGATCCTTCCAAAGACAGATTCTGCTTCAATTGCTCTTTGGGAATATAGCTTCTTGCCTTTTTCGGAACAAAGGTTTTCCTTTACTTTTTGCTTATATTCGCGTAATTTAAAATTTATTCCTATTATTCGATCACCTTTGGCCCTGGTACAATTTTCTTTTAACTCACATCCATCACAATTTTCGCATTTGTAATATCTAATTTGTTTAGTATATCCATTTTCAGTCTTAATTTCTTTTGTCTTACAGTAAATGAGTCTTTTTTGAGCAGGACAAATAAACTCGTCGTTTTCTTTATCATACGGCCAGTTTTCTACTTTAAATATATCATTTTTAAACTTCTTTTTTTGTTCTTTATGAAAAGTATTATACTTAACATAAATATTAGTATTGGCTTTCTCTAAGTAATCATAATTTTCTTCACTACCATAACCTGAATCAGCTATCACATTTTCCGGAATCTTACCTGTAACTTCTTTTACTTTTTCTAAATGAGGTATTAAGCATCTTGAATCTGCCGGCCTTTGATGAATACTATAACCAACTACAAACTGATTCTCTGTACCTATCTGAACATTATATGCGGGCTTCAATTGCCCATTTTTCATGTGGCCTTCCTTCATTCTCATAAAAGTTGCATCAGTATCTGTTTTA from the Anoxybacter fermentans genome contains:
- a CDS encoding UTRA domain-containing protein; amino-acid sequence: MAVGELTKKEQIINFAQSDPFLKISDIAEYVQTTPRYVRTILSEANISLMELRERYARSMEKRLQTQTKSDLKMALKLKPKNSEIEIGDLGIDQLLEEEFEELQKINKEEKLWRISQVCYSGGHPFCIKELITYFSEDLTDKEFKTLDSVYKLFDRKGTNRIQFMENIVRFESPEENIRIRLGLKKYEKAIIITRYILLNRIPIGLENYYLRSDSIEMSFPGELVM